In the genome of Xanthocytophaga agilis, one region contains:
- a CDS encoding SusC/RagA family TonB-linked outer membrane protein, producing MKKNYLPAIGMCFGISMPRGRNMGIAVLLGIFSSHIAITGKGMTLQTQSHQIAATQVSQKLNTQGFAKNSTSQKNQEPTGLITITLQQVSLKQALSEIEKKTSYTFIYNDQTLERTGLVSIQEQNQSLAKILTRILQNTNLTYRVVGQSIVISPQEHKTQNTEKESRVIRGQVTDEEGQPLPGASVVVKGTVSGTLTDVKGEYSITVPENALALLFSYIGYQSTEVAVGSQNTINVRLVANNNSLNEVVVTALGIKREEKALGYATQTLNSEAINDARSNNFVNALSGKVAGLTLVSPGSGPVNSVRVKLRGDNSMDPSKNNALIVLDGVPMSSGMTTSGVTDAYGAGSGNDVPIDFGNGIADINPDDIESITVLKGASATALYGSRAANGALIITTKSGSRKEKGVGITVNSNLSFNSVLKWPEYQYEYGQGTGKTMSPASDLYYSYGASADGASTSGTSSAFGPAFNGQSYFQYDPTLEGQSAERQPWRPYKNNIKDFWKTGYTLTNNVALEGANDKGSVRASVTHSKNEWIMPNTGFERITAALSVNYKISERLKISSKVNYTHKSSDNLPATGYNNQAIAYFMIFQNPNVDLNWYKPRWKTGKEQVDQIHPFSSYIDNPYLIAYEMTNSLNNNTVVGNMSATYTLSDKLELLVRSAIDLSDEDREQRRPYSTANFQRGYFKQQTILSSEVNTDALITYKEKLGNRIALTASIGGNIRNQRYRNVNGSVDGLVIPGVYKLSNGVNQPLMTTNNSVRRVNSLYGLASFSYDEKIFVDVTGRNDWSSTLPSQNNSFFYPSISTSFILSDLLHLPAAVSFAKLRLSAAQVGNDTDPYKTRKYYGQSDFPGSGSLSTTLFNVDFKPEITTSYEVGLEYFMFNRRLGLDFTLYQNSTRNQILDVPLDPTTGYTKAVLNAGKVRNQGVELVLSGRPLDHTQLKWDITLTWAINRNKVLELAEGMTDQQVIGTGGNATIIARKGGTTGDIYGFGFMRSPDGQIIYTKDGLPARPVEIQYIGNAYADWKGGIQNTLTFKNFRFSVLVDGQYGGIVYSQTHHKMTEQGKLKHTLRGREEGYIIGEGVVDNGDGTYTANTKKVTVGDYYADYYRRANVESNSFDASYIKLREARLEYSLPKVLLQRSRIFEQASIAFYGRDLLMITNFPMFDPETAALNGATILPGIEMGQMPSTRTYGMNLTLKF from the coding sequence ATGAAAAAAAATTATCTTCCCGCAATCGGGATGTGTTTCGGTATCTCTATGCCCAGAGGTAGAAACATGGGAATAGCCGTACTTCTGGGTATTTTCAGCAGTCATATTGCCATCACAGGCAAGGGAATGACATTACAGACACAGAGCCATCAAATTGCTGCAACTCAGGTATCTCAGAAATTGAACACACAGGGCTTTGCAAAAAATAGTACGTCACAAAAAAATCAGGAGCCTACCGGGTTGATAACTATTACTCTGCAACAGGTTTCACTTAAGCAGGCTTTAAGTGAGATTGAGAAAAAGACCTCCTATACATTTATCTACAATGATCAGACACTAGAGCGGACTGGGCTGGTAAGTATTCAGGAGCAAAACCAATCGCTTGCCAAAATACTAACCCGGATTCTTCAAAATACAAACCTGACGTATCGGGTAGTAGGACAATCTATTGTGATTTCGCCTCAGGAACACAAAACCCAGAATACAGAGAAAGAATCCCGTGTAATACGTGGACAAGTCACAGACGAAGAAGGACAACCATTACCAGGGGCCAGTGTCGTAGTGAAAGGGACTGTAAGTGGAACACTGACAGATGTAAAAGGCGAATATTCGATTACTGTACCAGAAAATGCTTTGGCACTTCTATTCTCCTATATAGGATACCAGTCTACAGAAGTTGCAGTAGGATCTCAGAATACAATCAACGTTCGTCTGGTAGCGAATAACAATAGCCTGAATGAAGTAGTTGTAACTGCTTTGGGGATTAAACGGGAAGAGAAAGCATTAGGGTATGCTACCCAAACATTGAACAGTGAAGCGATAAATGATGCCCGTTCCAACAACTTTGTAAATGCATTGTCTGGAAAGGTAGCTGGTTTGACATTAGTATCTCCCGGGTCTGGTCCTGTTAACTCAGTACGGGTAAAACTCAGAGGTGACAATTCGATGGACCCCAGCAAAAACAATGCATTGATTGTATTGGATGGGGTACCGATGAGTAGTGGAATGACCACATCCGGTGTGACAGATGCGTATGGTGCAGGTTCTGGTAATGATGTGCCTATTGACTTTGGGAATGGCATTGCTGATATTAACCCGGATGATATTGAAAGTATCACTGTACTGAAAGGTGCCAGTGCCACAGCCTTATATGGTTCACGGGCTGCCAATGGGGCATTGATTATTACTACGAAGTCTGGTTCCCGTAAAGAGAAAGGAGTAGGGATTACAGTTAACTCTAACCTTAGCTTTAATAGTGTTTTAAAATGGCCTGAATATCAATATGAATATGGACAAGGTACTGGCAAGACAATGAGTCCTGCATCAGATTTGTATTATTCGTATGGGGCTTCTGCTGATGGCGCTAGTACAAGTGGAACCAGTAGTGCTTTCGGACCTGCTTTTAATGGACAGAGCTATTTTCAGTATGATCCTACATTAGAAGGTCAATCAGCTGAGCGGCAACCTTGGAGACCCTATAAAAATAATATCAAAGACTTCTGGAAAACAGGCTATACATTAACCAACAATGTGGCTCTGGAAGGAGCGAATGACAAAGGTTCTGTGCGTGCATCTGTAACTCATTCCAAAAATGAATGGATCATGCCTAATACAGGTTTCGAAAGAATCACAGCGGCATTGAGTGTAAACTATAAAATATCCGAACGGTTAAAGATTTCATCAAAAGTAAACTATACCCATAAGTCCAGCGACAATTTGCCTGCAACCGGATATAATAACCAAGCAATTGCCTATTTTATGATCTTCCAGAACCCGAATGTGGATCTGAACTGGTATAAGCCACGCTGGAAGACAGGAAAAGAACAGGTAGACCAGATACATCCTTTTAGTTCGTATATCGATAACCCATACCTGATTGCCTATGAAATGACCAACTCACTGAATAATAACACAGTAGTTGGCAATATGTCAGCCACTTATACATTGTCCGATAAATTGGAACTACTAGTGCGATCCGCTATAGATCTAAGTGATGAGGACAGAGAACAGCGCAGACCTTATAGTACAGCTAACTTTCAGAGAGGGTATTTCAAGCAACAAACTATCTTAAGTTCTGAAGTAAATACAGACGCGCTTATTACCTATAAAGAGAAGCTAGGAAATCGTATTGCACTAACAGCTTCTATCGGTGGCAATATCCGGAATCAACGATATCGTAATGTGAATGGATCTGTAGATGGCTTGGTGATTCCTGGTGTATACAAACTTTCCAATGGGGTGAACCAGCCATTGATGACTACCAATAATTCTGTTCGTAGGGTTAATAGTCTGTATGGATTGGCATCGTTTTCGTATGATGAGAAAATTTTTGTAGATGTAACAGGACGAAATGACTGGTCGTCTACATTGCCTTCACAAAACAATTCCTTTTTCTATCCATCCATTAGTACCAGCTTTATTCTAAGCGATCTGTTACATCTGCCAGCAGCGGTTTCGTTTGCCAAGCTACGTTTGTCAGCAGCTCAGGTGGGTAATGATACTGACCCTTATAAAACCCGTAAATACTATGGACAGAGTGATTTTCCTGGTTCCGGATCGTTGTCTACAACGCTCTTTAACGTAGATTTTAAACCGGAGATTACCACCAGTTATGAGGTAGGATTAGAGTACTTTATGTTTAATCGTCGTCTGGGTCTGGACTTTACATTATATCAGAATAGTACGAGAAACCAGATTCTGGATGTTCCGCTTGATCCTACTACCGGTTATACCAAAGCCGTGTTGAATGCAGGTAAAGTGCGTAATCAGGGTGTAGAACTTGTATTGAGTGGCAGACCGTTGGATCATACACAACTGAAATGGGATATTACACTGACTTGGGCCATAAACAGAAACAAGGTATTGGAACTGGCAGAAGGGATGACAGATCAACAGGTGATCGGAACGGGTGGAAATGCTACCATTATTGCACGTAAAGGTGGTACTACCGGCGATATTTACGGATTTGGATTTATGAGATCGCCTGACGGACAAATAATCTATACGAAAGATGGTCTTCCTGCTCGCCCGGTAGAGATACAGTATATAGGTAATGCCTATGCAGACTGGAAGGGTGGGATCCAAAATACGCTTACCTTCAAAAATTTCCGGTTTAGTGTGCTGGTAGATGGACAATATGGAGGTATTGTATATTCTCAGACACATCATAAAATGACGGAACAAGGTAAGCTAAAACACACACTGAGAGGTCGTGAAGAAGGATACATTATTGGAGAGGGTGTGGTAGATAATGGAGATGGTACATATACCGCCAATACCAAAAAGGTTACAGTGGGAGATTACTATGCAGATTATTATCGGCGGGCAAACGTGGAATCCAATTCTTTCGATGCTTCTTATATCAAGTTACGTGAGGCAAGACTTGAATATAGTTTGCCTAAAGTATTGTTACAACGTTCCAGGATCTTTGAACAGGCCAGCATTGCATTCTATGGACGTGATCTGCTGATGATCACCAACTTCCCAATGTTCGATCCGGAAACAGCTGCTTTGAATGGAGCAACCATACTGCCTGGAATTGAAATGGGCCAGATGCCTTCTACAAGAACTTACGGAATGAATCTTACACTCAAATTCTGA
- a CDS encoding SusD/RagB family nutrient-binding outer membrane lipoprotein, producing the protein MNRQRPHSIQKFIIALTILTGWLLSACTGNFDEINTDPNRIEKISPGTLLNPIIYEMASFNTLRSDEFTFDLLQVSLPFPSVSGGVHRYDISENAGGSTWNTYYRWITNIREMQTAAVVAEDPNYQAIALILNAWVYSLLTDGFGDVPMTEAGKGEEKIFQPAFDTQEYIYTTILKDLETANGLFDPSRSMIYGTDILYANNVSNWQRFCNSLRLRLLLRVMKRNPETVQAALVTMLSNPDTYPVFTKNTEAAVLKITGVTPNVSPWGRAVDFTNARAAAEFFVDNLNQFNDPRRPIFLTQARSSDGKTTIGYKGIPSGYAGGESQFDFLPSNLNVNLVKTDVGPMQSVMMTYAEVEFIKAELAQKEIFGEDAQIHYENGVKAAIEQWGAVLPADYFANEYTQYDGTLDRIMLQKYYALFFNDYQQWFEYRRTGLPKLPKGEDMRNNGIMPVRFRYPTTVQTNNAANYKIAVEKMGGDNINTKVWWEK; encoded by the coding sequence ATGAACAGACAACGACCACATTCCATACAAAAATTTATCATTGCATTAACCATTCTGACAGGATGGTTACTCAGTGCCTGTACCGGCAATTTTGATGAGATTAATACAGATCCTAACCGTATTGAAAAAATTAGTCCTGGTACCCTCTTGAATCCGATTATCTATGAGATGGCTAGTTTTAATACACTTCGTTCGGATGAGTTTACGTTTGATCTTTTACAGGTTTCGTTACCCTTTCCAAGTGTATCCGGAGGTGTTCATCGCTATGATATCAGTGAAAATGCAGGTGGTTCTACCTGGAACACATACTATCGCTGGATTACAAATATCCGGGAAATGCAGACTGCCGCTGTAGTTGCAGAAGATCCTAATTATCAGGCGATTGCTTTGATATTAAATGCCTGGGTGTATTCACTGCTTACGGATGGGTTTGGGGACGTTCCAATGACGGAAGCGGGCAAAGGAGAAGAGAAAATTTTTCAGCCAGCCTTTGACACACAGGAGTATATTTATACTACCATACTTAAAGACCTGGAAACTGCCAATGGCTTGTTTGATCCTTCCCGGTCAATGATCTATGGAACGGATATTCTGTATGCTAACAATGTTTCGAACTGGCAGCGGTTTTGTAATTCATTGCGCCTGCGCCTACTGCTTCGGGTAATGAAACGTAATCCTGAAACTGTACAAGCTGCCCTTGTCACCATGTTGAGCAATCCGGATACCTATCCGGTATTTACCAAAAACACAGAAGCCGCTGTGCTGAAAATTACAGGTGTGACACCCAACGTATCACCGTGGGGACGTGCCGTAGACTTTACCAATGCACGCGCTGCGGCAGAATTCTTTGTGGACAATCTCAATCAGTTCAATGATCCACGTCGTCCTATATTTTTGACGCAGGCCCGGAGTAGTGATGGGAAAACCACTATTGGTTACAAAGGCATCCCGAGTGGGTATGCAGGAGGTGAGTCGCAATTTGACTTTTTGCCTTCCAATTTAAATGTAAATCTGGTAAAAACGGATGTTGGGCCTATGCAATCCGTAATGATGACCTATGCTGAGGTAGAATTTATCAAAGCGGAATTGGCTCAGAAAGAAATTTTTGGCGAAGATGCTCAGATACATTATGAAAATGGAGTGAAAGCTGCTATTGAACAATGGGGAGCTGTTTTACCAGCGGATTATTTTGCCAATGAATACACTCAATACGATGGCACATTAGATAGGATTATGCTCCAGAAGTATTATGCCTTATTCTTTAATGATTATCAGCAGTGGTTTGAATATCGACGCACTGGCTTGCCTAAATTGCCTAAAGGAGAAGACATGCGAAACAATGGCATTATGCCAGTTCGGTTTCGATACCCGACTACTGTACAGACAAACAATGCTGCCAACTACAAGATCGCTGTAGAAAAGATGGGAGGCGATAATATCAATACCAAAGTCTGGTGGGAGAAATAA